A single genomic interval of Arachis duranensis cultivar V14167 chromosome 7, aradu.V14167.gnm2.J7QH, whole genome shotgun sequence harbors:
- the LOC110273559 gene encoding uncharacterized protein LOC110273559 codes for MGGNGGRPRQDNDALIQGQCYVKNRFTVLYDSGASHSFISLTVARELGLDFSELNFDLIVHTPTSQNALTSLACLQVPFTIRNMTFLHDLICLPLCGLEVILGLDWLSKYHVFLDCYERTAVILSNGLDIKPFLSHTLYLNSVRVTLDGSDCEGYVLLAASSNDSELSLERIRVVKEFPDVFPDDIPEFSLHREIEFSIELVPGTGPISIAPYQMSPLELTELKKQLDELLGKKFIRPSASPWGALVLLVKKKDRGMRLCVDYRQ; via the exons ATGGGTGGAAACGGAGGTAGACCAAGGCAGGATAATG ACGCCCTAATCCAAGGTCAGTGTTATGTTAAAAATCGATTTACTGTACTGTATGATTCGGGTGCATCacattcctttatttctttaactGTTGCTCGTGAGTTGGGACTAGATTTCTCTGAGTTGAACTTTGATCTAATTGTCCATACCCCTACATCCCAAAATGCTTTGACCAGTTTAGCGTGCCTGCAAGTACCATTCACTATTAGGAACATGACTTTTTTACATGATCTAATCTGTTTGCCTCTatgtggtttagaagttattctAGGATTAGATTGGTTATCTAAGTATCATGTTTTCCTTGATTGCTATGAAAGAACTGCTGTTATTCTATCTAATGGTTTAGATATTAAACCATTTTTGTCTCATACTTTATATCTGAATTCTGTAAGAGTTACCTTAGACGGGAGTGATTGTGAGGGGTACGTTCTGTTAGCGGCTAGCTCGAATGACAGTGAATTAAGCTTAGAACGAATCCGAGTGGTGAAGGAATTTCCCGATGTTTTCCCGGACGACATACCTGAGTTTTCTCTTCATCGAGAGATAGAATTCAGCATTGAACTAGTACCTGGAACCGGACCGATTTCCATAGCACCGTACCAGATGTCACCATTGGAACTTACAGAGTTAAAGAAGCAGTTGGATGAGCTACTTGGAAAGAAATTTATTCGTCCCAGTGCATCACCTTGGGGAGCTCTGGTATTGctagtaaagaagaaggatcgTGGAATGAGACTTTGCGTAGATTACCGACAGTAA